The sequence below is a genomic window from Sorangiineae bacterium MSr12523.
AAGTGGTGGCGGCAGAATGAGCAAGCGCGGACTCGTGCTCGGTGCCGGCGGTGTGGTCGGCTACGCCTGGACGGTGTGCGCCCTGCGCCGTCTCGAGATGGAGACCGGTTGGGATCCGCGCAAAGCCGATCTCGTCATGGGCACTTCCGCAGGCTCCATCCTGGCGACGGCGCTGGCCGCGGGCGTGAGCACGTCGGACCTGCTCGAGTCGCTTCGCAAGAGCGTCCGCCGCGGTAGCGCGCCCGATTCGCGGGATCATCTGCCCCCGCGCCCCTACTGGCGCCCCTTGTCCTTGTCCATGGTCCGCGCCGGTTTGCGGCGCGAGATCCCGTTCCATGCCGCGATGGTGGGCCTCTTGCCCGAGGGGCGGGGCGACAGCGCGATCTTGGCGCGGGCCGTCGACAAGCTCGTCCCCGAGGGGCGGTGGGTCGATCACCCGAACTGCCTCGTCGTGGCCGTGGACTGCGAATCCGGCAAGCGCGTCGCCTTCGGCCGCGACGAGCACACCAGCTCGCGCGAGGCCGTTCGCGCGTCGTGCGCCGTGCCGGGATGGTACGCGCCCATCGAGATTGGCGGCCGGCGCTACATGGATGGCGGTGCCGTGTCGCCGACGTCGCTCGATCTCGTGGAGCACGAGGCGCTCGACGAGGTGTACGTCATCTCGCCGCTGACATCGACGCGCTACATTCGTGCGTCGTCGGTCGGCGAGTTCTTCGAGCGCGGCCTGCGCCACGTCATGTCGGGGGCGCTCGAGCGCGAGGTGCTCCGCTGCGAGCGCGCCGGAAAACGGGTGCTGCGCATCGAACCTACGGCGCCGGAGCTGACGCTCATGGGGGCGAACTTCATGGATCCCCGGCGCCGCGCATCGATGCTAGATGCGTGGTTTCCAGCATGAGACGAAGGCTCCAGACCGAGAAACTCGATCAGCGCCGCGAGGAGATCCTCGATGCATCCGAGCGCATTTTTGCGCGCAAGGGCTACCACGCCGCGGGGATCGCCGACATCGCCGACGAGCTCGGACTGGGACATGGGACGTTCTATCGCTACTTCAAGAACAAGCACGACATCGCGCTGCAGGTCTTCGACCGGGTGATGATGCGCTTCACGGCCATCGGCCTCGAGGAAGACCCCACCGCCAGCAACTCGATCGAGGAGTACCGCGCGCAGACGATTCGCATCCTGCACCGGTGGCTCGCGCTCGCGGAGGAGCGGCCGCACCTGCTGCGCTTCTTTCACGAGCAGACCGTGGCCGTCGACATGGATCGCCTCGCGCACGTCATCGAGGCGTACACCCTGCAGACGGCGCGCTTTCTTCAAAACGGCATCGACAAGGCCTTCTTGCGCGCCGATCTCGATGTGCGCAACACCGCGGAGGTGCTGGTGGCGCTCATCTTCGAAGGAACGCGCCGCGCACTCGGCATGCCCGACGCCGAGGCGCGACGCCGCTGGGTCGCCGCGGGTGTGAACCTAATGTTCGACGGCATTCGCCCGCGCTGACGCCGGCGTGGGCGCCTGTGCCGTTTTCGGCTCCGGCGGCAAGACCTTGATCTTGGCCTCGTCATGGGTGAACGCCATGAGTGTTCCAACGATCGCGCCGAGGGTGGCCACCCCGAGCCCCACGGCTGCCATGGTGTAGTTCGGATCCGTCTCGTTGCAACGGTAATAGCCGACGCCATCGCGGCCACAGCTTATGTCTGATTGATTGTAGCCCACGATCGCGGCGGTCATGCCGCCGGCGACGCTCGCAATGCCAATGACGAGGCCCCCGATGCGCAGGTCCAAGTTGGACGTGTATTCGATCTCGACCTTCCCTGGGCCTTGCACGATGATCGGTACATCGATGGGTCTGCGCCCTTCGTAGGAGACCGCGAGCGTGTTCTCGCCCTTGGGCACGTCGGCTTCGCAAGGTGCGGCGCAGACGTTCGCGTACGTCCTTCCTTCGCCCGAGAACAGCACCGGCCCGCCAGCGTGATTGCCCCAGCCGAAGGACCAGCCCACCCCCTCGAAGTCCGTTTTGCTGACGAGGTTTTTGACCATCACGTTCGGCTCGTTGGCCGTGAAACTCAGCCTGGATCGAGGCTTGTCGGCCGCTGGCTGTGCGGGAGCCGGCGCCGGCGCTGCAGCGGGAGCGGGAGGCGGTGCGGCAGCAGGAGGCGGTGCCGCGGCGGCCTTGTCGGGGCCCGCGTAGTCGACCTCCGCCATCGTGAAGCGCCGGGTCTCTCCCGAGCCGAGGCGGATCTCGACGTGGTCGCCCACGATGAGATCCACGATGGTGCCGCGCATCAGGCTGCCGTTCTTCAAGCGAACGACGTCGGGCATGTCCTGCCCGAAGGCCGACGTGGCGATGCACAAGGAAGCGAGAACGAAGGGAACGAACCCCCGGTGAACGAACATGGCGCGGGAGAATCCGGCAAGGACTCCACACGCGCCATGGAAAACGATGGGAACAGCGGAATGTCCGCGAAATGTGCTCGTCGTGAGGCGGAAGTCGCGACGTCGCGACTGCGGATCAGCCTTTGAGGACTTTGGACAGTTCGCCGGTGGTGTGCATTTCGGTCACGATGTCGCAACCGCCGACGAACTTCCCGGCGACGTAGAGCTGCGGGATGGTCGGCCAGTTGGAGAAGTCCTTGATGCCCTGGCGGATCTCCGGATCGGCCAGCACGTTCACCGTTTCGAAGGGGACTCCTTCTTTCTTGAGAACCTGAACCACCGCGTTGGAGAAGCCGCACTGCGGAAAGTTCTTGGTGCCCTTCATGAAGAGGATGACATGGTTCGTTTGGACCAGGTCCTGGATGCGGGATGCGACGTCGCTCATAGGCGCCTAAGATAGGTCGGCAGCGGACGAGTTCAATGTGCTCGATCCGCTTCTGGATTTCGGTCCAAATCCGGTCCACATTTCCCTTGCACACATTGTGCTTCTCGAGCATGTGAAAGGCAGAGTCCCCCAAGAGAGATGGCAGCATCGCCAGCAAGTGCGCTTGCAGAACCCGCGGCAAGATCCGCGACCGCAGAGCTCGAAACCGCGAGTCCCGACGTCGAGGTGCGCGTAGGCATCCACGACGCTACCCGCCTCGAGTGGAGCGTCTCTCTCCCGCTGCCTGAACGTGACGAAGTCCACTACGTCATCGACGTCGAGCTGGACATCCCGTCGAACGCCTTTGCGCGCCACGCACCGTGGGACCAGCTGCAGTCGTTCACGCGGCTCGATGGTCCGGCCGAGACCATCCGCGTGCCCGATGTGGTCACCATCGATTCGCTGCGCCGCGGCGCCGTGGCCCTCGCCAATCGCCTCGCGCGTGCGAGTGACGGCTTCGCGCGTCATTGCCGGTTCGCCATTTCGCTCTCGGGGGCCGAGCCCATCGAGGAGCTCGAGGCCACGCTTTCGATTTGGGTCGATGCTGCGCTGGCCATGGTGGTCGATGCGCGGAAAAAGCTGACGATCCCCGCTGCGGGGGAAGCGCAGGAGCTCGTGCGCGAGCGCACCCTCGTCGACGAATACGCGAGCGTGCGTCTGCTCGAGTTGCTCGCGGGCATCGTGCGCGCGCTGGAGACCTTGCTCGAGTCGGATTCGCCGCGCCTCGAGGCGTTTCCGGCGGTGGTCAGCGCCGTGGGGACCAAGGTGGCCGATGCCCTAGGGCAGGAGCTGTCGTACCGCGCCAGCAAAGGCTACGTGAACGCCGACCCCATGTCGCTGGCCACCTTGGAGCAGTACCTCGATCGCGCGAGCCAGCTGAAAAAGCACTTCCAGGAAGTGCTCTTTCTCGAGGCCGAGATCTACCAGGTGGCGGACCGCATCCATCATTGGGTGGCGGCGTTCGTGGCGGTGGTGGCCTCCACGTGGGCCTTCGCCTGGCAGATTGCCTTGGTGAACCATCGGCCCACGACGGAGAGCCAAGTGGGCTCGGGCATCGTGATGGTCGCCGTGTTCGCCGGGCTGGTCTACGCGGTGAAGGACCGCATCAAGGAGTTTGGCCGCGCCTGGATCGCCGGCAACGTGCACCGCTTCTACGCGCAGCGGGTTGCTCGCTACCGTGCGCCGGCGCGCCGGCTGCCCAAGCGCGACGTCATCGTCAGCGCGCGCGAGTCGTTCGATCAGGTGACCAGCCGCCGGCCCGATCCGCTCAACCCCGAGAGCGGCGCCTCGTTGGTGGGCACGCTGCTGCGCTACATGCACAAGGGCACGGTTTCGCCCCAGCCCGGGCTCGGTGCGTCGGGCGTGCGGCGCATCAAGCACGTGTTTCGTTACGATTTTTCGCCGCTGTTCGCGCGCCTGGACGATGCCGTGAAGCAGGTGCCGGTGCTCGACCGGGCGCCTCGTCGCGTGCGCTTCATCGATGCTCCGCGCTGCTACAAGCTGCCCGTGACGGTGCGTGTGCAATGTGGGGACGTGGTTTCGACCGAGCAGGTCACCTTGGTGCTGCACAAACGCGGTCTGGATCGCCTCGAGCGGGTGTATGGTCACGCGCCGCCCGGGCAGGTCGACCACAAAGAGACAGGCATCGAGCCGGACCATTGACGTGGACGTCGGAACAATTTTTCCCCATTTTCGCGACGACTGGGTCGTGCATCGTGATGATGCGCTCCTGGTGATCGACAAGCCCGCAGGCATTCCCAGCCAAGCGGCCGATCCCGCGCACCCCGACGACGTGGTGACGCGGCTCAAAGCCTTTGGCGAGCCGTACCTCGGCGTGCACCAGCGGCTCGACCAAGATACGTCGGGCGTGATGGTCTTTACGCGCGCGCGCGAGCACAACGCCGCGCTTGCCGGGCAATTCGAAGGGCGCCACGTCGAAAAGCGGTACATCGCGTGCGTGACGGGTTGGCCGAAGGGCAAGGACCGCGTCACCCTGCGCGAGAAGCTCGTTTCGGAGAAGGACAAGAAGCCGAAGCTCGCCGTGACGCACGTGCAGGTGAAAAAGCGCAACGGCCCGCGCGCCCTGCTCGAGCTGGTGCTGGAGACGGGGCGCATGCACCAGGCGAGGGTGCAGCTCGCGCACGCGGGCGCGCCCATCGCGGGCGACGTGCTTTACGGCGGGGAGTATGCGCCGCGGCTTTTGTTGCATGCGCAAGCGATTTCCTTCGTGCACCCGGTGTCGAAGAAGCGGGTGACCTATGCGACGCAGGCGCCGCACGACTTCGACGCGTGGCTCGCCGGGGGGGCCTCCCGCGAGGAAATGCCCCGCGATGGACGCGTGGTGGCGAGCGCGCTGGATCGGGCCATTTTGCGGCGGTACATCCTGGGGCACAGCGAGGGCGATACGGCGTTCCGCTTGGTGCACGGGGAAGGCGATGGCCTTCCGGGCCTCGTGGTGGATGCCTACGGCAATCACCTGGTGGCGGAGTTTCACATGTCAGATGAGCACGACGGTCCGTCGTTTCGCGATCGCCTGCTCGACCGGCTGGCGGCGTTGGGCTTCGACGGCGTGTACGTGAAGCGCCGTCCGCGGCAGGCGAACACCTTGGTCGACACACGTCGCGACGATCTCGCCCCGCGCGAGCCTGTGCGAGGCTCGGCGGCGCCGGAGGAGTTCGCCGTTCTGGAGAACGGTATCTCCTACCTCGTGCGGCTGGGCGACGGTCTGTCGACGGGCATTTTTCTCGACCAACGCGAGAACCGCGCGCGCGTACGCGGTCTTTCGGGTGGGCTGCGCGTGGCGAATCTGTTCTCGTACACGTGTGCCTTCAGCGTGGCGGCTGCGTTGGGCGGCGCGCTCTCGACGGCGAGCGTGGACGCGTCGATGGTGGCGCTCGAGCGCGGGCGCGCCAACATGCTGCACCTGGGGCTACTCCCGAGCGATGCACACACTTTCCACGCGGAGGATTCGT
It includes:
- a CDS encoding patatin-like phospholipase family protein — its product is MSKRGLVLGAGGVVGYAWTVCALRRLEMETGWDPRKADLVMGTSAGSILATALAAGVSTSDLLESLRKSVRRGSAPDSRDHLPPRPYWRPLSLSMVRAGLRREIPFHAAMVGLLPEGRGDSAILARAVDKLVPEGRWVDHPNCLVVAVDCESGKRVAFGRDEHTSSREAVRASCAVPGWYAPIEIGGRRYMDGGAVSPTSLDLVEHEALDEVYVISPLTSTRYIRASSVGEFFERGLRHVMSGALEREVLRCERAGKRVLRIEPTAPELTLMGANFMDPRRRASMLDAWFPA
- a CDS encoding TetR/AcrR family transcriptional regulator; this translates as MRRRLQTEKLDQRREEILDASERIFARKGYHAAGIADIADELGLGHGTFYRYFKNKHDIALQVFDRVMMRFTAIGLEEDPTASNSIEEYRAQTIRILHRWLALAEERPHLLRFFHEQTVAVDMDRLAHVIEAYTLQTARFLQNGIDKAFLRADLDVRNTAEVLVALIFEGTRRALGMPDAEARRRWVAAGVNLMFDGIRPR
- the grxD gene encoding Grx4 family monothiol glutaredoxin, with translation MSDVASRIQDLVQTNHVILFMKGTKNFPQCGFSNAVVQVLKKEGVPFETVNVLADPEIRQGIKDFSNWPTIPQLYVAGKFVGGCDIVTEMHTTGELSKVLKG
- a CDS encoding class I SAM-dependent methyltransferase; this encodes MDVGTIFPHFRDDWVVHRDDALLVIDKPAGIPSQAADPAHPDDVVTRLKAFGEPYLGVHQRLDQDTSGVMVFTRAREHNAALAGQFEGRHVEKRYIACVTGWPKGKDRVTLREKLVSEKDKKPKLAVTHVQVKKRNGPRALLELVLETGRMHQARVQLAHAGAPIAGDVLYGGEYAPRLLLHAQAISFVHPVSKKRVTYATQAPHDFDAWLAGGASREEMPRDGRVVASALDRAILRRYILGHSEGDTAFRLVHGEGDGLPGLVVDAYGNHLVAEFHMSDEHDGPSFRDRLLDRLAALGFDGVYVKRRPRQANTLVDTRRDDLAPREPVRGSAAPEEFAVLENGISYLVRLGDGLSTGIFLDQRENRARVRGLSGGLRVANLFSYTCAFSVAAALGGALSTASVDASMVALERGRANMLHLGLLPSDAHTFHAEDSFAWLARMARRGQKYDLIILDPPSYSKTRNRRFVAADDYPELVANALAVLDRGGRILACTNHRGISPGRFRKLVAKGAETARRQVRQMKDLALPREFPVAAGGEPHMKSVLLSLD